tgcgcacttcagccttttctccctcccattactaggttgcctccccccaccccctccattcaACAAAGGACCCATTTAGGAAAGCTCAATGAAAGTCACCTCTAGTTTCAACTTGGAagttttaattctttaaaaaatacatgACCTGGGTGACATGGCACCCCTGGATGCTATTCTGACTGTCAAATGTCTCTGGAAGTAGCTTTCTCAGCAAAAACGTCCCCGTTGCAATGGGATGATGTGATAGGAGTGTAGTGACCTCCTGAGGAGGAGGGCAGTTCCTGACAAACTGAACCGGTTCAGAGCCAACAGTGGGTCTGTCCCTGCGCTGGCTTGGCCTGGAGCCATCCAGGGAGGACCAGAGGTTGCTGGGGTAAGGGGCTGAGGGGTGCAGATGTGGGGCACAGCGGCACAGGAGTAATATGTTGTGAAGTGTGTATAATGTGGCTGTGAATGTGTGCCCGCCTACATGTCCCATGACGAAGCAGGAAGAGATTCCATGCATGCCTATCAAGCCAAGCCGCTGGTGGGAAGCGGAAATAAAAGGAAGCTGGAGAAAGCAGCCGACTGGGATAAGAGCCGGGGAGACGTGCAACCAGACTCAGGCTGCAAAGGCAGCTCTGGACCTGCAGACCTGTACGGGGCACCTGTGGGACGACAGCTGGTTTGTAGGAGATGtttctggagctggggctgggagcgtCACATGTTAAATGAGTGCATTTTTGGGGCCAGCTGTCACAACCTGTGCATGCAACACTGTTCCCTGACTCATCCGTGCCCTTTCTCTTCGGCCCCATGGTACCCTTATACGAAGTTGGCAACCCCAGTTGGCCCATTATGCATGCTGGAGTGCAGTGCCACGTGGGGTGTGCTGCAGGGGTCCAGCTGGGTGCTCGCACAGGgtctgccccaggctgctgggggacatggaagaggcgGGAGGGCCTGGCCGAGCCATGGGGCCatgcagggacagggtgggggtgtGAGGGGTAGGAGTGTGAGGGCCGGGTTGTGCCgggctggaggggctgcagtGCCACAAAGGGAGCAGGAGGCCAGTGGCATTGTCAAGGGATGAGCTAAGCAGCTGTCAGGGCCAAGGCCTGAGGGTGGGGTAGGGAATGGAGGGGACAGGTAGGGCCAAGCCTGCTGTGAGGGGTTTAGTCAGGGTGCCACAGGGGGACATGAAGAGCCAAGGGCTCAGGCCAGAGCATGAGGGAGAACAAAGGTGCCCACGGTGCAGCTCCACTGCCCCTGTTGCCCTCCTGCCCATGGTGCCCTCCCCTGTGGCTGGACAAGAGCCAGCAGGGACGGGCTTCCTGCTGGCTTCAAAGTCCTTCCCAGTCCACATGGGactggcagtgccaggcaggCCCCAAGGGCAAGGGGCACCCACAACACCACGGCCAAGGCAGGCCTGGCAGgggggccagctggggcagggctggctggagggGTCAGGCTGGAGCTGCCCTCGGGCAGGGTcaggggcacagtgcagccctgggcagccgTGCTGGCAGTAGGGCACTCAGAGCAGGAGACACTTAGCTGTGGAGgtctccagctgctgcccagctcagggACCTCTGGGGTCGGCACAGCACTGGGGTCCAGGCCAGAGCCCCCGGGAGATGTAGGACAGAGCACCTCTGGCCCCAGACCTGacactccctgcctgctccaggctcccctggctgagcgcaggcatggggagggaccaggctcccttctccctgcccaggctgaaaatccagccctgcctggggtAAAGACTACTAGTCTGCGACACTGGAGGCCTCTACCTGGGGACCTGGTGCTGGGGGATGCAAGAGCTGCCCTGAGGCATGGTCACCCCATGCCCTCTCAGCCCCCTGACCAGCCCTGTGGTTTCTGGAGGCACAGCTGTCCCATGGGGTCCTGCAGCCAGCAGTGCCCAGACCCCAATACGCCTGATCCGTGCCCTCCATCTGTGCAGCGCGGGCTTACGGctacccccagcccctgtgccatgTGGTGCTGTGTGTTGCAGGGCGATGGCCACGCAGTACTTCCCCTACAAGGGCGTCCTCTTCCCCTGCTTTGATTATTCCCCCGAGACCCTCAGCTATGTGGAGAGCCAATTCCAGGTGCGGGATGATGACATCTTCAACGTCACCTACCCCAAGTCAGGTAGGGACCAGACTGGAGGGGAACCCAGGTGCCTGGGCTCCAGCCGAGCTCAGGGAGGGGAACGGGGTGCAGTGGGTGCAGGTCAGGGGTGATTCCCTTTCCCCCAGGCACCAACTGGATGCTGGAGATCCTGAGCCTGATTCGGTGTGACggggaccccagctgggtgcGCAGTGTGCTGAACTGGGATCGGGCCCCCTGGATTGAGACCAAGACTGGGTTGGCAACTACCCTGAAGTACCCACCACCCCGGCTGCtcacctcccacctgcccctccagctctTTCCCAGGTCCTTCCAGGGCTCACAGGCCAAGGTGAGGGCCAGGGCtgtggatctggcatgtggggcacTAGCAGAGTGGGCAGGTGGCTCCAGCTCCTCTGTGACCTGGCGAGAAAGAGTCAGCTTCCCTGTCTTGTCCAGTTcagccccaatctctcccccacacctctgggccaggccaggccctgcaAGGCTGGACCAACCCAGCTTGTCCATCAGAGCAGTCCGTAGAGCTGCCCAGtccctcctggctctgctctgagCCCATCTCCTGAGACTGGGAACCAGCCTTgccccatggggccagacagagtCTCCCCTTACGGCGCTGACATTGTCCCCAGACCCCACCATGTCCtccttgcctctccccaggtcATCTACACCCTGCGCAGCCCCAAGGATGTGCTGACCTCGCTCTACCACTTCTCCAAGGCCCTGCGCCTCTACAAGGACCCCGGGCCCGTGGACACCTTCCTGCAGGACTTCCTCAGCGGCAGCTGTGAGCAGTAGCGAGGCCCTGCTcgtgcccagcagggctgctgtgGACCCCGTCCCCGCGCCCTGCCTCTCGCTCCAGCTCTCCCCGGCCCCTCTGCGGTGGGGCTGGCTCCTGTCTCACCCAAGgcggaagctggggccaggccaggcggCTCCAGgttgtgggtgcccccccagattctgcctctccctgcagtgcCCTACGGCTCCTGGTTCGACCacgtggctggctggctgggtctTCAGGGCCACAAGAACTTCCTCTGCATCACCTACGAGGAGCTGCAGCAGGTATGACCAGGGGATGCCCTGTGTGGCCCTGTGGCTGTCGGGGGGAGGTGCCCTGGGCCAAGGCTCTACGGCTGTTTCTGGTGCAATGGAAGAGATACCCCcggaggccagcacagcccctccccaAGGAGCCCtccgatccccttcccctgccccatttgctgc
This sequence is a window from Alligator mississippiensis isolate rAllMis1 chromosome 15, rAllMis1, whole genome shotgun sequence. Protein-coding genes within it:
- the LOC102567166 gene encoding sulfotransferase 2B1 isoform X4, with product MSHDEAGRDSMHAYQAKPLVGSGNKRKLEKAADWDKSRGDVQPDSGCKGSSGPADLYGAPVGRQLVWRWPRSTSPTRASSSPALIIPPRPSAMWRANSRCGMMTSSTSPTPSQVIYTLRSPKDVLTSLYHFSKALRLYKDPGPVDTFLQDFLSGSLPYGSWFDHVAGWLGLQGHKNFLCITYEELQQDPWDSVRRICHFLGKELSEQHISSVVENASFQTMRGNKMSNVSQLPDEYMDHSKGQLLRKGVCGDWKNLLSEEQSRCVDAEYREWMQALDITFPWD
- the LOC102567166 gene encoding sulfotransferase 2B1 isoform X2; its protein translation is MSHDEAGRDSMHAYQAKPLVGSGNKRKLEKAADWDKSRGDVQPDSGCKGSSGPADLAMATQYFPYKGVLFPCFDYSPETLSYVESQFQVRDDDIFNVTYPKSGTNWMLEILSLIRCDGDPSWVRSVLNWDRAPWIETKTGLATTLKYPPPRLLTSHLPLQLFPRSFQGSQAKVIYTLRSPKDVLTSLYHFSKALRLYKDPGPVDTFLQDFLSGSLPYGSWFDHVAGWLGLQGHKNFLCITYEELQQDPWDSVRRICHFLGKELSEQHISSVVENASFQTMRGNKMSNVSQLPDEYMDHSKGQLLRKGVCGDWKNLLSEEQSRCVDAEYREWMQALDITFPWD
- the LOC102567166 gene encoding sulfotransferase 2B1 isoform X1, whose protein sequence is MTKQEEIPCMPIKPSRWWEAEIKGSWRKQPTGIRAGETCNQTQAAKAALDLQTCTGHLWDDSWAMATQYFPYKGVLFPCFDYSPETLSYVESQFQVRDDDIFNVTYPKSGTNWMLEILSLIRCDGDPSWVRSVLNWDRAPWIETKTGLATTLKYPPPRLLTSHLPLQLFPRSFQGSQAKVIYTLRSPKDVLTSLYHFSKALRLYKDPGPVDTFLQDFLSGSLPYGSWFDHVAGWLGLQGHKNFLCITYEELQQDPWDSVRRICHFLGKELSEQHISSVVENASFQTMRGNKMSNVSQLPDEYMDHSKGQLLRKGVCGDWKNLLSEEQSRCVDAEYREWMQALDITFPWD
- the LOC102567166 gene encoding sulfotransferase 2B1 isoform X3, which translates into the protein MATQYFPYKGVLFPCFDYSPETLSYVESQFQVRDDDIFNVTYPKSGTNWMLEILSLIRCDGDPSWVRSVLNWDRAPWIETKTGLATTLKYPPPRLLTSHLPLQLFPRSFQGSQAKVIYTLRSPKDVLTSLYHFSKALRLYKDPGPVDTFLQDFLSGSLPYGSWFDHVAGWLGLQGHKNFLCITYEELQQDPWDSVRRICHFLGKELSEQHISSVVENASFQTMRGNKMSNVSQLPDEYMDHSKGQLLRKGVCGDWKNLLSEEQSRCVDAEYREWMQALDITFPWD